In the genome of uncultured Pseudomonas sp., the window GGCCGCTGTGTTTCATCAGCGCCTGGGGGTCGTCGCCGTGTTCGGGCGCACAGGCCAGGCCGATGGAGCCGGTGACGCTGATCAGTTGGTTGTCAACGAACAGTGGCTTGTCCAGCGTGTTCAGCAGTTGCTGCGCTATCAGCTGGCTATCGGCCGGGCTGGCGTCGAGTAGCACGGCAAACTCGTTGCTGGCAAAGCGTGCCAGCACGTTGCTGGGCGATAAGGTGTTGCGTAAGCGCCGCGCTAGGCTGATCAGGAGTTTGTCGCCGGTCTGGTGGCCGAGGCTGTCGTTGATCCGCTTGAAGTTGTCGATGTCCACCAGCAGCAGGCTGATCGGTTTGCCGGGGTGCTCGCGGAAGTGGCTTTCCAGCGAGCGGATAAAGGCATAGCGATTGCCCAGGCCGGTGAGGTTGTCACGAAAGGCCAGGCGCTCGATGTGCTGTTGCGCCTGCTTGCTGGCCGTGACGTCTTCGTAGATGCCGATGTAATGAGTCAGGCTGCCATCGTCGGCATACACCTTGGACAGCGACAATTGTCCCCAGTACGGTTCGAGGTTCTTGCGTCGGCTCTTGAATTCGCCCTGCCAGCTGGTGTGTTCGGCCAAGCTGGTGCGTGCGTCGAACAGCAGGTCGCTGAGGTTGTCGAGGGCGGGCATTTCAGACAGGCGGCGGCCTTGCACTTCACTGGCGCTGTACAGGGTGATGGCGGTAAAGCTCGGGTTGACGTACTCCACCAAACCGTCGCGGTCGAGCAGGATAAACGCGCTGGAGCTTTGCTCGACCGCGCGTTGGAACAGGTACAGGGCATTGGTGGCCGAGCGCCGTTGCTGGTTAGCCAGTACCTGCGCGTACTGGTCGGCCAGTGCGCCGGCAAAGGCAACTTCATCGGCCTGCCAGGTGCGCGCAGGGCCGGTATGCTCCATGCACAATATGCCGACTATCTCGCCGGCGATGCGTATGCCTGCATCCAGTATCGCGGTAATGCCATTCGGGCGCAGGTAGCTGTCGCCAAGTTCACGTGTGCGCGGGTCTTGCAGCGCATCGTGGGCGTCCAGGGCGCGGCCGCTGTGCAGTGCTTGCAGGTAGGCGGGGTAGGGGCTGGCATCAAGGTCAGACTGTGGGACGTGTTGAGCCGCTTCGCGCTGATACATGGCCACCGGCTGAAGAATGTGGCCCTTGAGGTTCCAAATGCTGACGCGGCTTACCGCAAATACCAGGCAGGCACTTTTGCTGATTAGCTCAGCCGCCTCACGCAGCGGCTCGCTGTCACCGTAGTGCTGCTGCGCGAGAGTGGCGAGTAACTGTTGCTGGGCTTGTGTACGGCGCTGCTGGGCCTGGAGCTCAGCCTGGCTGCGCTGGTACAGGTCGAGAGTCTGTGGCGAGGCGGCGTTCGGCTCGGTCAACACCAGCAGATAGCCGCGGAGCATGTGTCGGCCGCGCTGCTTGAAGGCTTCACCAACTTCCATCAGGTTCAGGCTACCGCGCGGGGTGTGCAGGCGGTACTGCGCGCTGTAATGCCGCCGCTCGGCTAACTGCTGCTGAATGCTGTCGTGCAACTGGTAGCGAACCGTGGGCTCCATCAGGCTGGCGTACGGGGCGTCGAGCATGGAGCAGAGTTCTTGAGCCGGCAGACCGAACTGTTGTTCGCAGCCAGAATCGAGGTACAGCAGGCTCCAGCTGGCTTCATTCAAGCGCTCGAAACGCAGTAAGCCAAGGCGCGAAGGCACTGGCAACTGTGTCACAACCTCGGCCGCTAAACGACTCGCGGCATCGGGATGGCTTTTCATTCGATGGCTGGCTTCCAGTATGCTGATTGAAGCGGCAATTGACTCACTTCATTTATAGCGTCGGGTAAGGGTGCATCATGCAATTGCGACTGACAAGAAAGCTAGTATCCGCTGCGCTGTTGAGCAGCTGCTTGGGCGTCTCGCCGGTATTTTCTGCTGAGCCAGGTGCCGGGTTGAGCAGCGCCGAGCAGGGCAATTATCTGCTTGAGCTTAAGCGTCTGTACCTGACGCAAAATGAGCGCCAGGCGCTGCTGGCGCACTGCAATGATTTGCTGAAAACCTATGCCCTGCGCGCGGCCTATCAGGTCGGTCGAGCGCAGCGCGAGGATCTGCTCTATCAGCTGCGCCTGGGCGAGTCCGGCGAACTGTTGCTGCGTGAGGAAATCCGTGGCCAGCAGGGCACTGATATTGCCGTGCGTAATCAGCGGGTGTCGGTGTTTGGCGTTGATCCCTTTGTACGTTACGAGTGCCCGAGTAGCGGCATCAGTTGTGTGCTGCACAACCCCAATGATGGCAGCCCGCTGCTGAGCATCGTGCGTGATCACCAGGGCGCGGCCGAGCTGGCCAAGGCCTTGAGTTTTCTGATCCGTAACCTGCAAAAGGGCTGAGTATGGTGCATTCATTCGGGCTGCCGCTGAGCTAAAAAAAACCCCGCCAAAAGGGCGGGGCTGAGGATACGAGCGTGGCGGCTCGAAAGTTGATGCGTTACAGCAGCATGGTGCGGATGTCGCCCAGTACGTCACCCAGGCGCTTGGTGAAGCGCGCCGCAGCGGCACCGTTGATCACCCGGTGATCGTAGGACAGCGACAGCGGCAACATCAGCTTGGGTTGGAAGGCTTTGCCATCCCAGACCGGCTGGATGGTTGCTTTGCTCACACCCAAAATCGCCACTTCCGGCGCGTTGACGATCGGCGTAAAGCCGGTACCGCCAATGTGCCCGAGACTGGAGATGGTGAAGCAGGCACCCTGCATGTCGTCAGCCGAGAGCTTCTTGTTGCGCGCTTTTTCCGCCAGTGCGGCGGCTTCGGCGGCCAGCTGTAGCAGGCTTTTTTGGTCGACGTTCTTGATCACGGGGACCAGCAAACCATCCGGGGTGTCCACGGCAAAGCCAATGTGCACGTACTTCTTGCGGATGATCGCCTTGCCGCTCGGTGCCAGCGAGCTGTTGAAGTCCGGCAGTTCCTTGAGCAGGAAGGCGCAGGCCTTGAGCAGCAGCGGCAGGACGGTGAGTTTCACCCCAGCCTTTTCCGCCACCGCTTTCTGCGCGACGCGGAAGGCTTCCAGCTCGGTGATGTCAGCCGTATCAAACTGAGTCACGTGCGGCACGTTGAGCCAGCTGCGATGCAGGTTGTTGGCACCGACCTGCATCAGGCGGGTCATGGCCACTTCTTCGATTTCACCAAACTTGCTGAAGTCGATGGTCGGAATTGGCGGGATGCCTGCGCCACCGGTTGCACCGGCGGCCGGAGCTTCCTTGGCCTTCTGCATCATCGCCTTGACGTAGGCCTGTACGTCCTCTTTGAGCACGCGGCCTTTTGGTCCGCTACCCGCTACAGCCGTTAGCTCGACACCAAACTCGCGAGCGAGCAGACGTACGGCCGGGCCAGCATGCACCTTGGCACCGTCGCGCTTAGGCATGGCCGCAACATTGGCCGCTGCCGCCGAAAGCGAGGCAATCGCGCTGACTTCTGCGGCAATCGCGGGGTTAGCCCCCGCCGGTACTTTATGCACATCGCTGGCGGCAGCAGGGGCAGCCGCTGGCGCTGCAGCGCTTGGCGCCGCTGCCGGAGCAGCACCTGCGACTTTCAGCTTGAGGATCAGGTCGCCGGTGCCAACATCGGCATCCAGCTGCACGGCGATGCTTTCCACCACGCCGGCAGCCGGCGAAGGGATTTCC includes:
- a CDS encoding EAL domain-containing protein, translated to MKSHPDAASRLAAEVVTQLPVPSRLGLLRFERLNEASWSLLYLDSGCEQQFGLPAQELCSMLDAPYASLMEPTVRYQLHDSIQQQLAERRHYSAQYRLHTPRGSLNLMEVGEAFKQRGRHMLRGYLLVLTEPNAASPQTLDLYQRSQAELQAQQRRTQAQQQLLATLAQQHYGDSEPLREAAELISKSACLVFAVSRVSIWNLKGHILQPVAMYQREAAQHVPQSDLDASPYPAYLQALHSGRALDAHDALQDPRTRELGDSYLRPNGITAILDAGIRIAGEIVGILCMEHTGPARTWQADEVAFAGALADQYAQVLANQQRRSATNALYLFQRAVEQSSSAFILLDRDGLVEYVNPSFTAITLYSASEVQGRRLSEMPALDNLSDLLFDARTSLAEHTSWQGEFKSRRKNLEPYWGQLSLSKVYADDGSLTHYIGIYEDVTASKQAQQHIERLAFRDNLTGLGNRYAFIRSLESHFREHPGKPISLLLVDIDNFKRINDSLGHQTGDKLLISLARRLRNTLSPSNVLARFASNEFAVLLDASPADSQLIAQQLLNTLDKPLFVDNQLISVTGSIGLACAPEHGDDPQALMKHSGLALHKAKANGKNQLQVFTDVLNAEAHHKLFVESNLRRALMQNELEVFYQPKLCLKSGKLLGLEALLRWHHPEKGMISPDKFIGVAEETGLIIPIGKWVARQACRMSKQLIAVGHQPLQMAINLSPKQFSDPDLVREIATILQEEQLDPALLELELTESLLLEATDDTRQQLNSLKSLGLTLAMDDFGTGYSSLSYLKKFPIDVIKIDRSFIKDIPDNQDDMEITSAVIAMAHNLKLKVVAEGIETAAQLSFLRRQQCDIGQGYLFDRPIPGRELLESLKRYPNRG
- the aceF gene encoding dihydrolipoyllysine-residue acetyltransferase translates to MSELIRVPDIGGGEGEVIELFVKVGDRIEADQSVLTLESDKASMEIPAPKAGVVKSLKVKLGDRLKEGDELLELEVEGAAAAAPEAAAAAPSEAPKAAAAPAAEAAPAPAAAAPASSSVEDIHVPDIGSDAKAKVIEVLVKVGDTVEVDQSLITLESDKASMEIPSPAAGVVESIAVQLDADVGTGDLILKLKVAGAAPAAAPSAAAPAAAPAAASDVHKVPAGANPAIAAEVSAIASLSAAAANVAAMPKRDGAKVHAGPAVRLLAREFGVELTAVAGSGPKGRVLKEDVQAYVKAMMQKAKEAPAAGATGGAGIPPIPTIDFSKFGEIEEVAMTRLMQVGANNLHRSWLNVPHVTQFDTADITELEAFRVAQKAVAEKAGVKLTVLPLLLKACAFLLKELPDFNSSLAPSGKAIIRKKYVHIGFAVDTPDGLLVPVIKNVDQKSLLQLAAEAAALAEKARNKKLSADDMQGACFTISSLGHIGGTGFTPIVNAPEVAILGVSKATIQPVWDGKAFQPKLMLPLSLSYDHRVINGAAAARFTKRLGDVLGDIRTMLL